In Cryptomeria japonica chromosome 10, Sugi_1.0, whole genome shotgun sequence, a genomic segment contains:
- the LOC131054552 gene encoding expansin-like A1, translating to MAIFSFFYLALACTSFIATPVLSCNSCIHRSKLAYHHSKRAIKAGACRYGSFAARLNGPNVAAATPKLYRDGVGCSACYQIRCLDPDLCSRTWQKIVVTDIMTNNQTDFMVPKHTFATLALPHKGAALQRKRIVDIEYERIFCVYGQNLTVKVDESSRYPDYLAVEFLYQGGQTDIVNVDVAQVGHFEWKYLTRKDGSAVWSISNPPSGDLQFRFVVTSGFDGYMLWPEKAVLPPHWKAAEKRLFDTGLQINQIALDGCSNSCDLNQRV from the exons ATGGCGATTTTCAGCTTCTTTTATTTGGCATTAGCTTGCACTTCATTTATTGCAACTCCAGTTTTGAGTTGCAATAGTTGCATCCACCGTTCTAAACTGGCCTATCATCACAGCAAAAGGGCTATTAAAG cTGGTGCATGCCGATACGGTTCCTTTGCTGCCAGACTCAATGGCCCAAATGTGGCAGCTGCAACCCCCAAATTATATAGAGATGGCGTCGGATGTAGCGCATGCTATCAG ATAAGGTGTTTGGATCCGGATCTGTGTAGCAGGACATGGCAAAAGATAGTGGTCACAGACATCATGACAAACAACCAAACGGATTTTATGGTTCCAAAGCATACGTTTGCAACCTTGGCCCTCCCACACAAGGGCGCTGCTCTTCAAAGAAAAAGGATTGTCGACATCGAATATGAAAG GATCTTCTGCGTATATGGACAAAATCTGACTGTAAAGGTTGATGAGAGCAGTCGTTATCCCGACTATCTGGCTGTGGAATTTCTGTATCAAGGAGGACAGACAGATATTGTTAACGTAGATGTTGCGCAG GTTGGGCATTTTGAGTGGAAGTACTTGACACGCAAAGATGGATCAGCGGTGTGGAGCATAAGCAACCCTCCAAGTggagatctacagttcagattcgTTGTAACTTCAGGGTTTGACGGATATATGTTGTGGCCCGAAAAAGCTGTGCTCCCTCCACACTGGAAAGCAGCTGAAAAAAGATTATTTGACACTGGACTTCAGATCAACCAAATTGCTCTGGACGGTTGTAGTAATTCATGTGATCTGAATCAACGGGTGTAG